GTCTGCATTTAATAGATACAATATAAAACCACAACTTTGTCTTACCAACTTGCGGTGATGatttctgttctttgtttgataggtAGAAATAAGAGCATAATTTACCATAACATGATAATAAGCATGAATTCTGGACTTAATTTGATAGATCCAACTAAGCAACTATTTATCTTCCATTTGTTGTGTAATAATCACTCTACTACATTTAGCCATTAACTATATGTAATATGTTACTATGAATTTTATTGCTGTCTCTAAGTGAATAGCCAAGTCTATATATAATAGCCCTCTTTGATAGATACCATTAAGAAAGACCTGTAATACTATAAAATTGTTTAACTTAATGATTATGAAGAGATCTAGCCTTCGAAAATATTTGCcttaaatttgttaaatttcccaaaaggtaaacataattcatcttttttgttttatttatctgACCCACGTCAATAAtatacattaataataataaaaaaacatttatgaAGCGCTAAAACAGAAGTCGCTAAGCGCTTTACAAGGCATGCCCTAAATACAAAAGtatacaacaaattacaagtaCATCAAACTTGATATAGCGATTTACAAAGCATAGGCCTTAACTTACAaaattacatatcaaaataacatCAAACTACAGAAAACATGATAAGCACACCCAAACTATATAAAGCaggtaatattgaaacaaaattatagcaatatcATCATAAAATCAATGTACATAAACATATCTCTAgagttaaaaagaaaaccaccgGGTTTTTCGATAAAAGCAGAAGAAACATCCGTGGACCCGTCACAAAGAAGCCACATTGCACGCTTATTATTAAAATGACGATGCGATAAAGAagtaaggggagaggttactagtaCTTCACCCTTTATGGATACACAGATCCAAAAATACACAAATGGCAGGCATCAAAAGGCAAGGCATCAATATTTGCACACACTAACGTCTGATTTGAGAAATATTTCAATCCCATTTGATTTCTGCCATAACGCTTGTCGCTATTTGTCCAACTAGCCAACGTCAAGTTGTCCGATGTGGAATGACCCTTGTttgtacaaatatatcaaaataattCATGCAATAACATATTTGGTTAGCTGCTACCGAGATAAAACCCGCTAATTTCAATTGCTTGCTTCCGGATCAGTGGAGCGCTTAATGTATGGAATTTTATTAATtgaatgatccattgatgacaccaagattATTCTTCCATTCCCTCCAACTGTATCCTTACTATGCTTCCGGACTTGTTTAACCTGGATAGATTGTCAAAGAATTGTATAAGCTctttccactgataccaaatattaaagtgttgacCTTTCCATCAAGCTATGAAGTGATCTTCCTCTATTCCTCACTGCCTACCCATACATAGACATGTTAGAATTCAGGTTCCAAaattgctgatgctatttttactcgcacgaAGCATATAATTCTCCCCATATAGAAGTTCCCGTTCTTTATTCTATCATCCTATCCCGCGTCTCGTAGAATCCATACGACCTGCAATAATTAAAAGACGGaagaaaagggaagcaaattctGTCTGCAACTTAAAGCCTACACTAAATACTTTatgtcatatacatgtatgtatattatgaGCCTCATATATATTCTACACTCCAACTCCTTTATTAATTTATATCACTTTCACTTTCAGACAACCTTTTTAAAGGTTAAAACCTGCCAAAACTGTGATGAAATCAAATTCTAGTTGATGCCGACCATGGCTTCCACAATTAAAAATGATTgcgttaaaatgtttgaaattgacaacaAAATTCGCTCAAATGGCCATTAGGCCTATATCctcagagagattttccaattccgaACAGAAATTTTGAAGATTTAACCTCACCAGTATGTGATTCATAAATATTCATACGTATAACTGTGACAACCCATGATAACTACTAAACCAGTCATAATATGACACAAATCTTATCAAAATTAGTTTATGCCGAAACAACAGCAAATCACTttccaaaatgtaaaaaatcCCTGCTTGAGTTGAATTTTCATTTATGAAAACCTATATACCATTGGCCGCCAATCGCGTCAAACGCACAAAATGAAAATGGCTTTTTCTTTCACGACAATattcaagttattattattactattatttttattttgtttgttgttaCGATTTATCCTTTCGTCAAAATGGAACACGGAAAACTATCCAATTTGAGCATTACGTGTCCAGTGCCTAGATGCTTGcgttaaaaaatttgaaattgacaacACTTTCCTCATATGGCCATTTTATACCAAGAAAgatttttccaattcagaacaaaaaaaaaaaattgaaccgaATTTTACTAATAAATGTCACTAATCTATTTAACCAGAACAGAAACAAGTTTCCTTCGTCCCGGTTTATGATGTGTTATAGAAATGGCCACCCGCATGATTCATCTATCTTTATTAGTCAATtcattttaagtcgctggtaaccaatatttcaaaaaggggtttagctttgaattgatgtgatgggattcaattttatttaatatctatgctgaccaacacctcgttctacggtttcacgatttaaattactataggcctatggcccgagattgccgagaaggcattgaggcaaacagcatgcatgtgaaatgttgcaAAGGTTAATGATCGAGGATGAAGAAAagacagattaactttatcatgtttgtctccctatgcatgagtgcgtatatttatggcctttacaatattttcttatgttcttggtTAGGTATAGGGTATTATTaacacccacaaaaatagttatattacatgaaatcctagcacaaataaatcgtattcattcaattgtgctctctttaaagcaagtagaaatagcttgtcaactttcaacatgggaacacatTATGAAGTATCaataattagtaaaaagatgtagctcagcggccggccaacaaaaagaaattgtctatagtaggccctctacgagaaacaagattttctctctgaattggccgaatttttacgtgtaagaaaatcaatcgcattattgtgttcactctagcgtaagtttgggtcctatttgactcattggaacgttcGAAAGGACCCCCGCGATTGTCACGTCCACTCTGAATGATAAACTGACGAAGAATGAGCCCTTAGCGCCAACCTTGCGCCGAGGCCTGgccgcgaaactatcacgtgacttaactacggaaggcaatttcagtcgcgagataatattatgtttcattagacgagctaattaaactgcattctatggttatacccgcatgcgatggtttcttctccttcttctcttcctccatcaaacacaacattctgtcaaggctagcgctaaaactacaagggccacagggcccatatgtggtacacttatgggccctaccccgtagatttatcctttgcccatcttggccccagaggtcaaaggcccaaatgtaaaaatacaaagcatgccgtttctcatcaaatgaagcagcctcaggggcctgagttggtacactgatagccccaggggtactctatatatacaagtatacatgaaccccatatgtcatatattatgggccccagggccccaaatgttaaaacaaggggtaacagattgacaaagctagcgctaaaactacaagggccccagggcccatatgtagtacacttatgggccctaccccatagatttatcctttgcacatatCGAATTAATTAACCGTTATCTATGAAGATAGCAGCGGTATAACGGTTCAACGCTCCATTTCAAAACACAGAATCGAAATTAAGTCTTAAGTATTAAAAATAACTTTCAGGTTTAAGAAAACACGGCAAATAATTGAATAAATGAAATTCGTCGAGGTACTTGTGTTTTGCTCATCAGATATATAATTTGTGAATGCTTTTATTGCAAAAATGACaacgttatctactgaagatagcaccgctATAACTAAGCGctccattttatatttcaaaactCCTCAAGATCGCAACTCTAATATTTGTTCAAAcaattattatttaaatagaTATTATTCCATGTAACTGCAAATTCAACATGTCTTTAATACAAAGTAGATTTATACATAAACAAATTAGACCTACATGTTCTttaaaacaaatacaattaaataatcCAGTAGATGTTAttccattttattgcaaattcaacgcTATAGTTTTAATACAAAACAActttatatatacatatactaGGTCTATATGGTATTTATATCAAATGACAATTAAAATAATTCAATGTATCAATAGAAAAGTTCAGAAATAGGCcacaaattgtcttcaaaactaaaTGTTGTCAGGTTGGCAAACTTGAATGACGGAGGAGACAAGCGGATGGCTGGAGGAGAACAACAAGCTTCTCTGCAACGACTTGAAGGCGGCGAAGGAACAGTCGGTATCTTCAGATGAGACGAAGACGGTGATTCAGAACACGTTGACCATGGACAGGTGTCAGGCGAAGGTGGCTCCACAGACGATGGACGAGACGATGACGTAGAACTGGATGGCGAGAATTCCTCATACGATGGAGATCTTCGAAGGAATCTGGATCCATCACTCTTCTTCACTTTTTGACCGCGTTTATATCGAGCGCGTAGATTCTGGAACCATATCTGTAAAATAAGATAAAGAAAAATATAATGTTAGGTCATAtagaacaaaattattttaatataagAATGCGTGATTTTTAATTATTAATCATTACaaattaataattatgattaCTTATATTTACCTGAATTCTGGATTCCGTTAAACCAATAGCATCAGCTAGCTCTTCTCTTGACCTATAACCAGGATACTGGTTACCAGCAAATATGGCTTCCATACTTTGCAGCTGGTGAGAAGTATAGTTAATACGACTGCGACGACGATTTGATTTTGGCACTGCTTTTGACATTATTTCAATACGATATTGGTAAGAAAATATGTATACGGAATGAAATCATAAGTTCAAATGATAATTCTTTCTTGATATCATTGCTTCTTATATTGCGAGAGAATCGGAACAACCATTTATATCTAAAACAATAGACACTAGAACCATTCAAACAATCAGTTATAAAAGTACCGTTAAAGTGCTGGTTGTTTTGATTGAGTACTTCCGGGATGATCACACGTTTACCGCCTCTACATAGACTCTCTCTCCAAAATATAACACCGGAAATACAGTGATTCTTTTTCTCTTGATTCACTTTGCACTTCTTACCGTTAAAATACTGGTTGTATACTTCCGGGATGATCAAACGTTTACCACCTCTACGCAGATTCTCTATCCAAATATGTAACActagttttttaaaattaaaacaaatagttTCGCGAGGTTTTGCCAGATGAAACTTTTAAGTGTACAAAGATCTAagttaaacattaattttcaatcAGTTTTGTAAAGCATAATCAAAATTAAGTCATAAGTATTAAAGAAAATACCTTTTCGAGTAAATGATGTTCGTCGAGGTGCTTGTGTTTTGCTTATTAGATCTATAATTTGTGAATGCTTTTATTGCAAATAATGGCagcgttatctactgaagatagcaccgctATAATGGTTCAACACTCCATTTTATATTTACTCCACACAATAGCAACTCTTAAATATTTGTTCAAACAATTATAAAAATAGATATTATTCCATGTAACTGCAAATTCAACTTCTTTAATACCAAGtacatttttacataaaaatattgGGCTTACATGTTCTTAAAAATAAATGCAATTAAATAATCCAGTAGATGTTATTCCATTTTATAGCAAATTCAAcattgtgtttttcatacaagGCAACTTCATAATAcatctatattttatttatatcaaatgACAATTAAAATAATCTAATGTTTCAATAGAAAAGTTCAGAAATAGGCcacaaattgtcttcaaaactaaaTGTTGTCAGGTTGTCAAACTTGAATGACGGAGGAGACAAGCGGATGGTTGGAGGAGAACAACAAGCTTCTCTGCAACGACTTGAAGGCGGCGAAGGAACAGTCGGTATCTTCAGATGAGACGAAGACGGTGATTCAGAACACGTTGACCATGGACAGGTGTCAGGCGAAGGTGGCTCCACAGACGATGGACGAGACGATGACGTAGAACTGGACGGCGAGAATTCTTCATACGATGGAGATCTTCGAAGGAGTCTGGATCCATCACTCTTCTTCACTTTTTGGCCGCGTTTATGTCGAGCGCGTCGATTCTGGAACCATATCTgtgaaataagaaaaagaaagaaataatgttaggtcatattgaacaaaattattttaatatggtAATGCgtgttttttaattattaatcctaacaaattaataattattacttATATTTACCTGAATTCTGGATTCCGTTAAACCAATAGCATCAGCTAGCGCTTCTCTTGACCTATAATCAGGGTACTGGTTACCAGCAAATATGACTTCCATACTTTCCAGCTGGTGAGAAGTATAGTTTATACGACTGCGACGACGATTTAATTTTGGCACTGCTTTTGACATTATTCAAGTCAGCAAAATACGATATTGGTAAGAAAATGTGTATACGGAATGAAATCACAAGTTCAAATGATAATTCTTTCTTGACATCCTTGCTTCTTATATTGCAAGAGAATCGGAACTCCCGTTTATATCTAAAGCAATAAACACTAGAGCCAATCAAACAATCGGTTATAAAAGTACCGTTAAAGTGCTGGTTGTTTTGATTGAGTACTTCCGGGATGATCACAGTTTACCGCTTCTACGCAGACTCTCTATCCAAAATATAGCACCGGAAATGCAGTGACTCTTTTTCTCTTGAGTCATTTTGTACTTTATaccgttaagggatctaaaatgagcgtttattgcgtttcgacggtattttttgtgggacatgagagcacctcagacctatcgaattgcattctgaatacgaagcatgtctttctgatatcaaataattttcatttttgaaaatcacaatataatacaaattttatgacaaattataaaaattgatatttttcgaatttttgatatataacagtcctcgaagtaaattacataaacctaatgatatattcttaaagtgtatgtagcagggaggaaaagccgacggtcaattgaaattttgacctttcatattgaagatatagattttttccccaaaagacctaatttttttggtgttttgggaaaaaatccatatcttcaatacgaaaaaggtcaaaatgttcaattgatcgtcggcttttcatcccacctacatacactttaagtataaatcatcagatttataaagtttacttcaagtactgttaaatatcaaaatatcaattttaatgatttgccataaaatgtgtattacattgcgaatttcaaaaatcaaaattattttatatcagaaggacattcttcgtattcagaatgcaattcgatatgtctgatgtgctctaatgtcccaaaataaatactgtccaaacgttcataccccagcccttaaagtgcTGGTTGTTTTGATTGAGTAAAATTTCAATACTTCCGGGATGATAAAAAATAACTTTCAGGTTTCAGAAAACGGGAACTGCTCTATAACCCGACGCTTCtaaaatccgaaggttcttttgtccgaaggttcgctagtccgaacatgtgttaatagcattcgctagtctgaattttaaaaggggttctctagtccgaaaaagaattaaaaagaggttctttattacgacggttctttatttcgaaggttctatagtccgaattttaaaaaaggttccgtaacccgaatattaaaagaggctCTCTAATCCGAATTTTCAAAACGGTTTTTAGTCCGAATAtaaaaataggctctatagtccgaatttaaaacagggttCTATTGTCCGAATATGGagataggctctatagtccgaattaaaaaaatgttctatagtccgaaattgcaaaacggttctatagtccgaaacggataccgtgttctttagtccgaatcggtaaacaggttctatagtccgaattttattttcatcatttatttcagtgtcaaatcattattattgttaaatacaaatccgctgaagttcaacatggttgctttttctggatattttccgtaacatacattgacgtttatctttattctggtggtattttcttcatttttatctgttgttcattccattataatattatatattagtaagATACTAAAATATTCTACCGTGTATTCGAGTTCTAATTTTAATAGCACCCTGCAATCCCAGGGCCAGTCGccaccactgccaattgcatgcATGTTACCCGCTCGCATCCCTGATAGAAGCCAGCCAGgatatttccccccccccccatcgcatGATAAAACCATACTttaactattctgtaaactaatttgtttcaatgacttaagggatctggaatgagcgttttgagcgtttcgacagtatttattgtgggacatgaaagcacatcagacatatcgaattgcattctgaatacgcagaatgtctttctgatgtcaaataattttcattttttgatattcacgatataatacaaattttatgacaaattattaaaatttgatattttcacatttttgatataggcctataacagtcctcgaagtaaattttataaatctaatgatatattcgcaaagtgtatgtagctgggaggaaaagccgacgatcaattgaaaattttgacctttcatattgaagatatggattttttcccaaaaagacctattttttgttggtgttttggggaaaaaatccatatcttcaaaacgaaaggtcaaaattttcaattgatcgtcggcttttcatctcacctacatacactttaagtataaatcatcagatttataaagtttacttcgagtactgttaaatataaaaaatatcaatttttaatcatttgccatcaaatgtgtattacattgcgaatttcaaaaaatcaaaattatttgatatcagaaggacattcttcgtattcaaaatgcaattcgatatgtctgatgtgcttgaatgtcccacaataaatactgtccaaacgttcataccccatcccttaagccaCAGCATTTACATGCATCGCGGGATGGAGCTATTAAATTAGAACTCGAATACACCGTACAATATCTAGTATCTTACTAGTATAATATTATAACGGAATGAACAACAGAAAAAAAATTACCACCAGAATAAAGATAAACGTCAATGTATGCTTCGTAAGaagcaaccatgttgaacttcagcggatttgtatttaacaattgatgattgaaacaaatgatgaaaaaaaaatcagaaaagaaaaatatataaacattCAACATTTTTGTTGGTGATACATGTGTCCAGGACCTGCCATGTACCGTAATTTACAGATTGTAAAACGGCAGTGCGCCATCTCTTGAATGAATTGTGAGTTTTAACAAATGAACTATGCTTCAATAACATGCTAAGTGATAATTTTGTTTGATGCATGACTTTTGCACTATTCCTTTTAAAATCCTTTCAAAACATATTCTGCTGAGGATGGTGTAGAGTAAATAGCCTAATTcgtatgatatctactgctgtctgctgatgagggtgtagaTGAAATACTTGGTCTGTACGGACTGCGTAGAGATACATACTTGATTTGCAGCTGCTGACGAGGGCGGATCGGACATACTTGGTCTgtgatctactactgatatgaggGTGTAGGCCtttagatgacatacttggtatcaTACTGCTAATGAGGGTaaagatgacatacttggtatactATCTACTGTTAATTGGGTGTAGATGACAtgatacttggtatgctatctactgctaatgagGGTaaagatgacatacttggtatactATCTACTGTTAATTGGGTGTAGATGACAtgatacttggtatgctatctactgctaatgagGGTaaagatgacatacttggtatactATCTACTGTTAATTGGGTGTAGATGACAtgatacttggtatgctatctactgctaatgagGGTaaagatgacatacttggtatactATCTACTGTTAATTGGGTGTAGATGACATACCGCTTGgtatggtatctactgaagatgggatgtggatgacatacttggtataccCTATACTGCTGATGGTgtagatgacatacctggtatgttatctattatattatctactgctgataaaggtctTGATGCCATACTTTGCATGCTATCTGCTGCTGCTGAGGGTGTAGataacatacttggtatgctatctgcTGCTGCTGAGGGTGTAGATAACATACTTTGCATGCTATCTGCTGCTGCTGAGGGTGTGGataacatacttggtatgctatctactgctgatatgtgggTGGATGATATACCTGAAATGATatctaggcctacttatgaagtctgatggtttcagacgcaacgtagcaagttgcaaaaaatgcaaGTTCCAGTATTTTATTAATATTCAAAACCTTGTGATATCTACTTATGATGAGCGTGTggaatgacatacttggtatgctatctagtACTGATTGGGTGTAGATGGCATacttcaatatgctatctactgctgatggggtgtggatgacatactggaTATATCCTATCCTGCTGATGGGGGTGATAGATGATATACTTGttatgctatctgctgctgatgagGGTGAAGATGACGTACTTGTTATGCTATCTATATACTATACTGTTTGGGTGCAGATGGCATactcaatatgctatctactgctgatggggtgtggatgacatacttaaCTTGATATACCATCTACTACTGATGGGGGTGATGAAATacatggtatgctatctactgctgatgaaggtCTTGATGCCATACTTGGCATGATATCTGCTGCTGATGAGAGTGTAGATGACATAtatggtatctactgctgatgtggaggtggatgacatacctggaaTGATATCTACTTCTGATGAGCGTGTGGATGACATtatgctatccactgctgatgggGTGTgggtgacatacttggtatgctatctactgcggatGAAGATGTGTATGTCGTACTTGGCatactatctattgctgatggggtgtagatgacatactatagacgaatccaaatacacgcattcctacacctgactagcagcctttagttgggtccccgtcggctacaatgcatccaaaatgtgaaatgattcggccttggcggaaattttaaactgcattccatcacccgttttacaccttccgtgaaaacacaggtagacaaacgaagtttacaacacaatacagttcaacagttgtgcaaataaaagccgctttacacctagagaaggtcgaggaggttaatagaataatacaatagagataattccgcaggtaatcccgtcgtatctattcatagatgtacaaatggatgaacaaaaggactatgtatgaatagatgcgacaggattacctctattgtatattattattctattaaccctcctcgtctttgcatcttctctaggtgttaggcggcttttatttgcacaatcgggtgctcaaaaccccaggttggtgctagcgggaaaccaaagatggccgaccaaatcctgaccatgacttggctcgttggattcgtctatataggtaatgctatatactgctgtTGGGGTGTGGATGGCATACCTggtatgatatctactgctgatgagggtgtagatgacatacttggtatgttttAAAAATGCGATTGATGGAGTTTTTGTTAcgtactggtgtgctatctactgctgatggggtgtaGAACTGTAGTTGAATACTTGGTATGttctctactgctgatgaggttGCAGGTGCATACCTAGtatactgtctactgctgatcaAGGTGTATATGTCATACGTGGTATGCTATCTATGCTGATGAAGGTTCAGCTGACCAGCTGTGGATGACACATGCTATATAAATAGGGATGtgaatgacatacttggtataattctctactgctgataggggtgtagatgacatacctgtaatgctatctactgctgatggggttaTGGATGACATACccggtatgctatctactgctgattgggtgtatggatgacatacttggtatgatatctactgctgatgggggtatggatgacatacgtggtatgctacagggtgtcccaaaaaaaaagaggcccctcattgcgccctctttttctactatttctgaaaagttgattaaataaccagtaccagtttttcactctgtctaCGGATAGCTAACAGAGTgtttgggatggctcatgctggtaagtggcctgcacgatcaccagacctcacactacctgatttttttcctttgtggcaaaatccaagatcttcgcaaacgtattattgaatgcat
Above is a window of Amphiura filiformis chromosome 7, Afil_fr2py, whole genome shotgun sequence DNA encoding:
- the LOC140156349 gene encoding uncharacterized protein, which translates into the protein MSKAVPKLNRRRSRINYTSHQLESMEVIFAGNQYPDYRSREALADAIGLTESRIQIWFQNRRARHKRGQKVKKSDGSRLLRRSPSYEEFSPSSSTSSSRPSSVEPPSPDTCPWSTCSESPSSSHLKIPTVPSPPSSRCREACCSPPTIRLSPPSFKFDNLTTFSFEDNLWPISELFY